In one window of Romboutsia hominis DNA:
- the glpK gene encoding glycerol kinase GlpK — protein sequence MEKKYIISLDQGTTSSRAILFDENGEIVSKSQKEFTQIYKQSGWVEHDPMEIWGTQSGVMREVIETKGIRPEEIAAIGITNQRETTIVWDKNTGKPIYNAIVWQCRRTSDICKELKDKGLEEIIKDKTGLLIDAYFSATKVKWILDNVEGARKKANNGELLFGTVDTWLIWNLTRGKVHATDYSNASRTMMYNIKELKWDEDILKELDIPKSMLPNVYPSSYVYGHTDSMMMAGAEIPISGCAGDQQAALFGQTCFEKGSAKNTYGTGCFLLMNIGEEIVKSRNGLITTIAWGIDNKITYALEGSIFMGGASIQWLRDELRMIKEAKDSESYASKVDDTNGVYVVPAFTGLGAPYWDMYARGTIVGLSRGAKKEHIIRATLESIAYQTKDVLNAMEQDSNINLKFLKVDGGASSNNFLMQFQSDILDVNIDRPKVIETTALGAAYLAGLSVGFYKSKNDIKVKWGVDKEFTPKMDKCKKEKLYKTWKKAVKRAMEWEEEEE from the coding sequence ATGGAAAAGAAATATATAATATCTCTAGATCAAGGCACAACAAGTTCAAGAGCTATATTGTTTGATGAAAATGGAGAAATAGTAAGTAAATCGCAAAAAGAATTTACTCAAATATATAAACAATCTGGATGGGTAGAACATGATCCTATGGAAATATGGGGAACTCAAAGTGGGGTAATGAGAGAAGTAATAGAAACTAAGGGTATAAGACCGGAAGAAATTGCTGCAATAGGAATAACTAATCAAAGAGAAACTACTATAGTATGGGATAAAAATACAGGAAAACCTATATATAATGCAATAGTTTGGCAGTGTAGAAGAACATCAGATATATGTAAAGAATTAAAAGACAAAGGATTAGAAGAAATAATAAAAGATAAAACAGGTCTTTTAATAGATGCTTATTTTTCAGCTACTAAAGTAAAATGGATATTAGACAATGTAGAAGGCGCGAGAAAAAAAGCAAATAATGGTGAATTACTATTTGGAACTGTTGACACTTGGCTTATATGGAATTTAACTAGGGGAAAAGTTCATGCTACAGATTACTCTAATGCATCGAGAACTATGATGTATAATATAAAAGAGCTAAAGTGGGATGAAGATATATTAAAAGAACTTGATATACCAAAATCAATGCTCCCAAATGTATACCCATCTAGTTATGTATATGGACACACTGATTCTATGATGATGGCAGGTGCAGAAATTCCAATATCAGGATGTGCAGGGGATCAACAAGCTGCGTTGTTTGGACAAACATGTTTTGAAAAGGGAAGTGCAAAAAATACTTATGGTACAGGTTGTTTTTTACTTATGAACATAGGTGAAGAAATAGTTAAATCTAGAAATGGTTTAATAACAACTATAGCTTGGGGGATAGACAATAAAATTACTTATGCATTAGAGGGAAGTATATTTATGGGAGGTGCCTCTATTCAGTGGCTTAGAGATGAATTAAGAATGATAAAAGAAGCTAAGGATAGTGAAAGTTATGCATCAAAGGTTGATGATACCAATGGAGTATATGTTGTTCCGGCATTTACAGGTCTTGGAGCACCTTACTGGGATATGTATGCTAGAGGAACCATTGTAGGTTTAAGTAGAGGAGCTAAAAAAGAACATATAATAAGAGCTACTTTAGAATCTATAGCATATCAAACTAAAGATGTATTAAATGCTATGGAACAAGATTCAAATATAAATCTTAAGTTTTTAAAGGTAGATGGAGGAGCAAGTAGCAATAATTTTTTAATGCAATTTCAATCAGATATATTAGATGTAAATATAGATAGACCAAAGGTTATAGAAACAACAGCACTAGGAGCTGCTTATCTGGCAGGACTTTCGGTAGGATTTTATAAAAGTAAGAATGATATAAAGGTTAAGTGGGGAGTTGATAAAGAGTTTACTCCTAAAATGGATAAATGCAAAAAGGAGAAATTATATAAAACCTGGAAAAAAGCTGTAAAAA
- a CDS encoding TIGR03905 family TSCPD domain-containing protein: MYRYYTKGVCSKSILMDIEGNILKDVVFEGGCSGNTIGIKHLVEGKDIDDIIKNLEDIPCKNRGTSCPDQLAKALKIYKKYVYNK, translated from the coding sequence ATGTATAGATATTATACTAAAGGTGTATGTTCAAAGTCTATATTAATGGATATTGAAGGGAATATATTAAAAGACGTAGTTTTCGAGGGTGGATGTAGTGGAAATACTATAGGAATAAAGCATCTAGTTGAAGGTAAAGATATTGATGATATAATAAAAAATCTTGAAGATATACCATGTAAGAATAGAGGAACATCTTGCCCTGATCAATTAGCTAAAGCACTTAAAATATATAAGAAATATGTTTATAATAAATAA
- a CDS encoding peptidylprolyl isomerase yields MERKVLATIGEKEITNYDVESALQSLEPYQAMHFNSEQGKKQLLDDLVNQELFYMEAKENELHNDEEFKKELQRVQENMLKQYAINKVLTSISLTEEEKKAFFDANKDKFHKPETATAKHILVETEEQANDLLNKIKANEVSFEDAASEHSTCPSKEAGGNLGSFPRGQMVPEFEEAVFNMEKGEVAGPVKTQFGYHLIKLEDLNKGGESEYEEVKNEIERTLMYQKQTEVYSKKLNDLRSKYGNMIKLND; encoded by the coding sequence ATGGAAAGAAAAGTTTTAGCAACAATTGGAGAAAAAGAAATCACTAACTACGATGTTGAGAGTGCTCTACAAAGCTTAGAACCATATCAAGCTATGCACTTTAATAGTGAGCAAGGTAAAAAGCAATTATTAGATGATTTAGTTAACCAAGAATTATTCTATATGGAAGCTAAAGAAAATGAATTACATAACGATGAAGAGTTTAAAAAAGAATTACAAAGAGTTCAAGAAAATATGTTAAAGCAATATGCTATAAACAAAGTATTAACTAGTATATCTTTAACTGAAGAAGAAAAGAAGGCTTTCTTTGATGCTAATAAAGATAAATTCCATAAGCCAGAAACAGCTACTGCTAAGCACATATTAGTTGAAACTGAAGAACAAGCTAATGATTTATTAAATAAAATAAAAGCTAATGAAGTATCTTTTGAAGATGCAGCATCAGAACATTCTACTTGCCCTTCTAAAGAAGCTGGTGGAAACTTAGGATCATTCCCTAGAGGACAAATGGTTCCAGAATTTGAAGAAGCAGTATTCAATATGGAAAAAGGTGAAGTAGCAGGACCTGTTAAAACTCAATTTGGATACCACTTAATAAAATTAGAAGATTTAAATAAAGGTGGAGAATCTGAATATGAAGAAGTTAAAAATGAAATAGAAAGAACTTTAATGTATCAAAAGCAAACAGAAGTTTATTCTAAAAAATTAAATGACCTTAGATCTAAATATGGAAATATGATCAAGTTAAATGACTAA
- a CDS encoding CBS domain-containing protein: protein MNILFFLTPKSEVAYIYENYTMRQTLEKMEYHRYSSIPIINDEGKYVGTITEGDLLWTLKNKFSLDLKGVEDIPIKEVNRRKDNSPVDVNANIEDLISKSMNQNFVPVIDDQEIFIGIIKRKDIIEYCYNKLKE from the coding sequence GTGAATATATTATTTTTTCTAACACCTAAGAGTGAAGTTGCATATATATATGAAAACTACACTATGAGGCAAACTCTAGAGAAGATGGAATATCATAGATATTCATCTATTCCCATAATTAATGATGAGGGGAAGTATGTTGGGACTATAACAGAAGGAGATTTATTGTGGACATTAAAAAATAAATTTTCGCTAGATTTAAAGGGAGTAGAGGATATTCCTATCAAAGAAGTAAATAGAAGAAAAGACAATTCTCCTGTTGATGTTAACGCTAATATAGAAGATTTAATTTCAAAATCTATGAATCAGAACTTTGTTCCTGTTATAGACGATCAAGAAATTTTTATTGGTATAATAAAAAGAAAAGACATTATAGAGTATTGTTACAATAAATTAAAAGAATAA
- a CDS encoding cold-shock protein has translation MKTGVVKWFNNEKGFGFISVEGEGDVFVHFSAIAADGYKSLEEGQNVQFEIVEGAKGPQAANVVKL, from the coding sequence ATGAAAACTGGTGTAGTTAAATGGTTTAATAATGAAAAAGGATTTGGATTCATATCTGTAGAAGGTGAAGGAGATGTTTTCGTACATTTCTCAGCTATAGCTGCTGATGGATACAAGTCTTTAGAAGAAGGACAAAACGTTCAATTCGAAATAGTTGAAGGTGCTAAAGGTCCTCAAGCTGCTAACGTAGTTAAATTATAA
- a CDS encoding amidase domain-containing protein — MIKLNIKNKYAKIIIISLSLTIAIGLYSYIKEGELIIKSNSTEVSKIEDGENNKYKLLLEELFDHRNKAILDKNEEGLKELYEVDKKFGLWAWEHEVKKMKYLENWSSKQGVKFNDIKAKVKIKKVKEKEEGLYGIICTVSTEYKYSYDKEPDIINMCRIGTYHYINVKIIDDQYIITKEWYTDPFADSLNLDNIKSEDIKNYISMQKPTILDLKQEQIKAIEYAHKYCGAAADEENGLKFNSNYRDYNPEGGDCANFASQIMFESGRFKKNDTWNYADGAGTKAWVNAQAFKNYIVYSGRGSLIAKGSYEDIYKEAYNLRPGDFVAYEKGGRITHVSTVTGLDSKGYPLVTCHNTDRLLVPWDLGWSDKAIRFHLIKVHY; from the coding sequence TTGATAAAACTTAATATTAAAAATAAGTATGCTAAAATTATAATTATATCATTATCATTAACGATAGCTATTGGATTATATTCATATATAAAAGAAGGTGAATTAATAATAAAATCAAACTCTACCGAAGTAAGTAAAATAGAAGATGGCGAAAATAATAAATACAAGCTTCTTCTTGAAGAACTATTTGATCATAGAAATAAAGCAATACTTGATAAAAATGAAGAAGGGCTAAAAGAATTATATGAGGTAGATAAAAAGTTTGGTTTATGGGCATGGGAACATGAAGTAAAAAAGATGAAATACCTAGAAAATTGGTCTAGTAAACAAGGAGTTAAGTTTAATGATATAAAAGCAAAAGTGAAAATCAAAAAAGTAAAAGAAAAGGAAGAAGGTTTATACGGCATTATATGTACAGTTTCAACAGAGTATAAGTATTCATATGATAAAGAACCAGATATTATAAATATGTGTAGAATAGGAACTTATCATTATATAAATGTCAAAATAATAGATGATCAATATATAATAACTAAAGAATGGTATACAGATCCATTTGCTGATTCTTTAAACTTAGATAATATAAAATCTGAAGACATAAAAAATTATATAAGTATGCAAAAGCCTACAATATTAGATTTAAAGCAAGAGCAAATAAAAGCCATAGAATATGCACATAAATATTGTGGAGCAGCTGCTGATGAAGAAAATGGTTTAAAATTCAACTCAAATTACAGAGATTATAATCCAGAAGGTGGAGACTGCGCAAACTTTGCATCTCAAATAATGTTTGAAAGTGGGAGATTCAAAAAAAATGATACATGGAATTACGCAGATGGTGCAGGAACTAAGGCATGGGTAAATGCACAAGCTTTTAAAAATTATATAGTATATAGTGGTAGAGGAAGTTTAATAGCAAAAGGAAGTTATGAAGATATTTATAAAGAAGCCTATAATTTAAGACCTGGGGATTTTGTGGCATATGAAAAAGGAGGCAGAATAACTCACGTATCAACTGTAACAGGACTTGACTCAAAAGGATATCCTTTAGTAACTTGTCACAATACAGATAGATTACTAGTACCATGGGATTTAGGGTGGAGTGATAAGGCTATAAGATTTCATTTAATTAAGGTACATTACTAG
- a CDS encoding pyridoxamine kinase produces MKKIAAIHDLSGIGRCSLTAAIPILSALKTQCCPFPTAILSSQTGYPKYSFLDFTDHMREYSNVWSELNINFDYIYSGFLGSKDQVDIVIDFIKKNNNSFVIVDPVMGDNGNMYSIFDNDMCKKIKNLVKISNLTTPNITEACLLTNRSISDIGDLTKKDIINMAKEISELGPENVIITGVVQDGYILNIGYDKISDNCFITSFEYNNLSYSGTGDIFTSIICGLIANGHDLEFAINKSSYFVHKVVNYTSKFDTDRNDGIMFEYFLNELTRL; encoded by the coding sequence TTGAAGAAAATAGCTGCTATTCATGATTTATCAGGTATAGGTAGATGTTCTTTAACTGCTGCAATACCTATATTATCTGCATTAAAAACTCAATGTTGTCCTTTTCCTACAGCAATTTTATCTAGTCAAACAGGCTATCCTAAATATAGTTTTTTAGATTTTACTGATCACATGAGAGAATACTCTAATGTTTGGTCTGAGCTTAATATTAATTTTGATTATATCTATAGTGGTTTTTTAGGTTCTAAAGACCAAGTAGATATAGTGATTGACTTTATAAAGAAAAATAATAATTCTTTTGTAATAGTGGATCCTGTAATGGGAGACAATGGAAATATGTATTCTATATTTGATAACGATATGTGTAAAAAAATTAAAAATTTAGTAAAGATATCTAATCTTACGACTCCAAATATAACTGAAGCATGTCTATTAACCAATAGAAGTATTTCTGATATTGGTGATTTGACTAAAAAAGATATTATTAATATGGCCAAAGAAATTTCTGAATTAGGCCCTGAAAATGTAATTATAACTGGAGTAGTTCAGGATGGTTATATACTAAATATTGGATATGATAAAATCAGTGATAATTGTTTTATTACTTCATTTGAATATAATAATTTATCTTATAGTGGCACTGGTGATATATTCACATCTATTATATGTGGCTTAATAGCAAATGGTCATGATTTAGAATTTGCTATTAATAAATCTAGTTATTTTGTTCATAAAGTAGTAAACTATACATCCAAATTTGACACTGATAGAAATGATGGTATTATGTTTGAATACTTTTTAAATGAATTAACTCGCTTATAA
- a CDS encoding YlbF family regulator — MDINKKALELANSIKSSDEFKLMKKSKSQLDKNKNLKRQLDNYIDKKNKLYSNNRIEDASSKLVELNKEYQEFFNLPLVSSYMKSTRDFNNLMEKVYKSIEKELLK, encoded by the coding sequence ATGGATATAAATAAAAAAGCACTTGAACTTGCTAATTCGATTAAATCTAGTGATGAATTTAAACTTATGAAGAAATCTAAATCCCAACTTGATAAAAATAAAAATTTAAAAAGACAACTTGATAATTATATAGATAAAAAAAATAAGCTTTACTCTAATAATAGAATAGAAGATGCATCAAGTAAATTAGTAGAACTTAACAAGGAATATCAAGAATTTTTTAATTTACCTCTAGTTTCTAGCTATATGAAATCTACTAGAGATTTTAATAATCTCATGGAAAAAGTATATAAGTCTATAGAAAAAGAATTATTAAAATAA